In one Hymenobacter sp. DG25B genomic region, the following are encoded:
- the ffh gene encoding signal recognition particle protein produces MFDNLSTKLDKAFKTLKGQGSITEINVAATVKEIRRALVDADVNYKVAKDVTDKIKDEAMGRDVLISVSPGQLLTKIVYDELTQLMGGEKQDIVIKGDPAVVLLSGLQGSGKTTFAGKLASFIKKQNRTVLLVACDVYRPAAIDQLKVLGEQIGVEVYSEPENKNPVSISQNAIEFAKKNNKKVVIIDTAGRLAVDEQMMREIEAVKRAINPSETLFVVDSMTGQDAVNTAKTFNDRLNFDGVVLTKLDGDSRGGAALSIRAVVEKPIKFISTGEKMEALDMFYPDRMAQRILGMGDVISLVERAQQQFDEEEAKRINQKIRKNQFNFDDFLSQLEQIKKMGNLKDLVGMIPGMSKAIKEVDIDDDAFKPIEAIIKSMTAQERANPDLLNGSRRRRLAKGSGTDIQQVNNLMKQFEDMRKVMRTMNKMSQSKGGMLQMARMMGMRGGMR; encoded by the coding sequence ATGTTCGATAACCTCAGTACCAAGTTAGATAAGGCCTTCAAAACGCTGAAAGGCCAGGGCAGCATCACCGAAATCAACGTAGCCGCCACGGTAAAGGAAATCCGCCGGGCGCTGGTGGATGCCGACGTGAACTACAAGGTGGCCAAAGACGTCACCGACAAGATTAAGGACGAGGCCATGGGCCGCGACGTGCTCATCAGCGTGTCGCCGGGCCAGCTGCTCACCAAAATCGTGTACGATGAGCTGACCCAGCTGATGGGCGGCGAAAAACAGGATATCGTTATTAAAGGCGACCCGGCCGTAGTGCTGCTGTCGGGTCTGCAGGGCTCAGGTAAAACCACCTTCGCCGGTAAGCTGGCCAGCTTCATCAAAAAGCAGAACCGCACCGTGCTGCTGGTGGCCTGCGACGTGTACCGCCCCGCCGCTATTGACCAGCTGAAAGTGCTGGGCGAGCAGATTGGCGTGGAAGTGTACTCGGAGCCGGAAAATAAAAATCCGGTTTCTATCTCGCAGAACGCCATTGAGTTTGCGAAAAAGAATAACAAGAAGGTAGTCATCATTGACACCGCCGGCCGCCTGGCCGTAGACGAGCAGATGATGCGCGAGATTGAGGCCGTGAAGCGCGCCATCAACCCCTCGGAAACGCTGTTTGTAGTAGACTCCATGACGGGTCAGGACGCCGTGAACACGGCCAAGACCTTTAATGACCGGCTGAACTTCGACGGCGTCGTCCTCACCAAGCTCGACGGTGACTCGCGTGGTGGTGCGGCGCTGTCTATCCGGGCGGTAGTGGAGAAACCCATCAAGTTCATCTCCACCGGTGAAAAGATGGAAGCGCTGGACATGTTCTACCCCGACCGCATGGCCCAGCGTATTCTGGGCATGGGCGACGTTATTTCGCTGGTAGAGCGCGCCCAACAGCAGTTCGACGAGGAAGAAGCCAAGCGCATCAACCAGAAAATCCGCAAAAACCAGTTCAACTTCGATGACTTCCTCTCCCAGCTGGAGCAGATCAAGAAGATGGGCAACCTGAAGGATCTGGTGGGCATGATTCCCGGTATGAGCAAGGCCATCAAGGAAGTGGATATTGATGATGATGCCTTCAAGCCCATTGAGGCCATTATTAAAAGCATGACTGCGCAGGAGCGGGCTAACCCCGATCTGCTGAACGGCTCGCGCCGCCGTCGCCTGGCTAAAGGCTCAGGCACCGATATTCAGCAGGTAAACAACCTGATGAAGCAGTTTGAGGACATGCGCAAAGTGATGCGCACCATGAACAAGATGAGTCAGAGCAAGGGCGGTATGCTGCAAATGGCCCGCATGATGGGTATGCGTGGCGGAATGCGGTAA
- the pseB gene encoding UDP-N-acetylglucosamine 4,6-dehydratase (inverting) has product MALDLNHKSILVTGGTGSFGKQFVRTVLEQFPQVKRLVIYSRDELKQFEMSQTFSHAKYPAIRYFIGDVRDAERMKRACEGIDIIVHAAALKQVPAAEYNPMECIKTNIFGAENVINAALDCGVTEVVALSTDKAAAPINLYGATKLCSDKLFVAANNMKGARDLRFSVVRYGNVIGSRGSVVPFFLQRRKDGVLPITHPDMTRFNISLEEGVDLVLYALEHSWGGEIFVPKIPSYKITDVAEAIGPQCEQEIVGIRPGEKLHEEMITETDALSTVELDRYYVILPATPQWDTDKFIRHFGGKPVPLGFHYNSANNDHWLSVEEIREEIRLHVDPEFTHDC; this is encoded by the coding sequence ATGGCTCTCGACCTCAATCATAAATCCATTCTGGTAACCGGCGGTACCGGTTCTTTCGGCAAGCAGTTCGTTCGCACGGTATTGGAGCAGTTTCCGCAGGTGAAGCGCCTGGTGATTTACTCGCGTGATGAGCTGAAGCAGTTTGAGATGTCGCAGACGTTCTCGCACGCCAAGTACCCCGCCATTCGCTATTTCATTGGTGATGTGCGCGACGCGGAGCGCATGAAGCGCGCCTGCGAGGGCATCGATATTATTGTGCACGCCGCCGCCCTCAAGCAGGTGCCCGCCGCCGAGTATAACCCGATGGAGTGCATTAAAACCAACATCTTCGGGGCCGAAAACGTCATCAATGCCGCGCTGGACTGCGGCGTGACGGAAGTAGTAGCTCTCAGTACCGATAAAGCCGCGGCTCCCATTAACCTGTACGGCGCTACCAAGCTGTGCTCGGATAAGCTATTTGTGGCGGCCAATAACATGAAAGGCGCGCGGGATTTACGCTTTTCGGTGGTGCGCTACGGCAACGTAATCGGCTCCCGGGGCTCCGTGGTGCCGTTTTTCCTGCAACGCCGCAAGGACGGGGTTTTGCCCATCACCCACCCCGACATGACGCGCTTTAACATCTCGCTGGAAGAAGGCGTGGACCTGGTGCTGTATGCGCTGGAGCATTCCTGGGGCGGCGAGATTTTCGTGCCTAAAATTCCGTCTTATAAAATCACTGACGTAGCGGAGGCCATTGGTCCGCAGTGCGAGCAGGAAATTGTGGGCATCCGCCCCGGCGAGAAGCTGCACGAGGAAATGATTACGGAAACCGATGCCCTGAGCACCGTGGAACTGGACCGCTACTACGTGATTCTGCCCGCTACGCCGCAATGGGATACCGATAAATTCATCCGACATTTCGGCGGCAAGCCCGTACCGCTGGGCTTTCACTACAACTCCGCCAACAACGACCACTGGCTGTCGGTGGAGGAAATCCGGGAGGAAATCCGCCTGCACGTGGACCCGGAGTTTACGCATGACTGCTAG
- a CDS encoding pyruvate dehydrogenase complex E1 component subunit beta, whose amino-acid sequence MRTIQFREALREAMSEEMRRDPRVFLMGEEVAEYNGAYKVSQGMLDEFGPERVIDTPIAELGFAGIGVGAAINGLLPIIEFMTFNFSLVAIDQVINSAAKIYSMSGGQYSCPIVFRGPTGNAGMLSSQHSQNFENWYANCPGLKVVVPSTPYDAKGLLKSAIRDADPVIFMESELMYGDKGEVPEEEYLIPIGKANVVRQGDSVTLVSFGKMMKVALAAADELAKEGINAEVIDLRSVRPIDYDTLIESVKKTNRMVVVEEAWPLASISSELAYMVQRRAFDYLDAPVVRITCQDVPLPYAPTLIEASLPNVARTVAAVKEVTYQKA is encoded by the coding sequence ATGCGGACCATCCAATTCCGGGAAGCCCTGCGTGAAGCCATGTCTGAAGAAATGCGCCGCGACCCGCGCGTGTTTCTCATGGGCGAAGAAGTAGCTGAGTATAACGGCGCTTATAAAGTAAGCCAGGGCATGCTCGACGAATTCGGTCCGGAGCGCGTAATTGATACGCCTATTGCCGAGCTGGGCTTTGCCGGCATTGGCGTAGGCGCGGCCATCAACGGCCTGCTGCCCATCATCGAGTTCATGACCTTTAACTTTTCCCTGGTCGCTATTGATCAGGTGATTAACTCGGCGGCCAAAATCTATTCCATGTCGGGTGGTCAGTACTCCTGCCCTATCGTATTCCGCGGCCCAACCGGCAACGCCGGTATGCTTTCCTCGCAGCACTCGCAGAACTTCGAGAACTGGTACGCTAACTGCCCCGGTCTGAAAGTGGTGGTACCTTCCACTCCCTACGATGCCAAAGGCCTGTTGAAATCCGCCATCCGCGACGCTGACCCGGTGATTTTCATGGAGTCGGAGCTGATGTACGGCGACAAAGGCGAGGTGCCCGAAGAAGAGTACCTGATTCCGATTGGCAAAGCCAACGTAGTCCGTCAGGGCGACAGTGTAACGCTGGTGAGCTTCGGTAAAATGATGAAAGTGGCCCTGGCCGCCGCCGATGAGCTGGCTAAGGAAGGCATCAACGCCGAGGTTATTGACCTGCGCTCCGTGCGCCCCATCGACTACGATACCCTGATTGAATCGGTAAAGAAAACCAACCGCATGGTGGTGGTAGAAGAAGCCTGGCCCCTGGCCAGCATCAGCTCGGAGCTGGCCTACATGGTGCAGCGCCGCGCCTTCGACTACCTTGATGCCCCCGTAGTGCGCATTACCTGCCAGGACGTGCCCCTACCCTACGCACCTACCCTCATTGAGGCCTCGCTGCCCAATGTGGCCCGCACAGTAGCCGCGGTAAAGGAAGTAACCTATCAGAAAGCTTAG
- the pseC gene encoding UDP-4-amino-4,6-dideoxy-N-acetyl-beta-L-altrosamine transaminase, protein MSFQPTRPIPYGRQHITPEDVQAVTETLLSDFLTQGPKVAEFEEKFAAYINARYAVAVSNGTAALHLCTLALGVQPGQRVITTPITFAASANCVLYCGGEVYFADIDPATALIDLQAVRRLLESHPKGYFHGLIPVDFAGLPVNLEEARQLCNEYGLWMIEDACHAPGGFFIDSNGEQQLCGNGQYADLAIFSFHPVKHIATGEGGMITTNREDLYQELLKLRTHGITKDPAQMSRNEGGWYMEMQELGYNYRMPDMLTALGISQLERADAGLARRRALAARYDAAFAAMPGVQVLAPGREGHAYHLYIIQVADRKGLYDFLRTRQVFAQVHYIPVHTMPYYQSLGWQPGNFPLAEHYYAHCLSIPMFPSLTDEEQQYVIDCVREFVTTQSEATSN, encoded by the coding sequence ATGTCGTTTCAACCAACCCGCCCCATTCCTTACGGCCGGCAGCACATTACCCCCGAGGATGTGCAGGCCGTAACTGAAACGCTGCTTTCCGACTTCCTGACGCAGGGGCCGAAAGTGGCCGAGTTTGAGGAGAAATTCGCGGCCTACATTAACGCGCGCTATGCGGTAGCGGTAAGCAACGGCACGGCGGCGCTGCACCTGTGCACCCTGGCGCTGGGCGTGCAACCGGGCCAGCGCGTTATTACCACGCCCATCACCTTTGCCGCTTCCGCCAACTGCGTGCTGTACTGTGGCGGCGAGGTATATTTTGCCGACATCGACCCCGCCACGGCCTTAATTGATTTGCAGGCCGTGCGCCGCCTGCTGGAAAGCCACCCTAAAGGCTATTTCCACGGCCTGATTCCGGTGGATTTTGCCGGTCTGCCCGTGAACCTGGAGGAAGCCCGCCAGCTCTGCAACGAGTATGGCCTTTGGATGATTGAGGACGCCTGCCACGCGCCGGGCGGCTTTTTCATCGATTCCAATGGCGAGCAGCAGCTTTGCGGCAACGGACAGTACGCCGACCTGGCCATTTTCAGCTTTCACCCGGTAAAGCACATTGCTACCGGCGAAGGCGGCATGATTACCACCAACCGCGAGGACTTATATCAGGAGCTCCTGAAGCTGCGCACCCACGGCATCACCAAAGACCCTGCTCAAATGAGCCGCAACGAAGGCGGCTGGTACATGGAGATGCAGGAACTGGGCTATAACTACCGCATGCCCGATATGCTCACGGCCCTGGGCATCTCGCAGCTGGAGCGGGCCGATGCCGGGTTAGCCCGCCGTCGCGCGCTGGCCGCCCGCTACGATGCCGCGTTTGCCGCCATGCCGGGCGTGCAGGTGCTGGCCCCCGGCCGGGAAGGCCACGCGTATCACCTGTATATTATTCAGGTAGCCGACCGCAAAGGCCTGTATGATTTCCTGCGTACCCGGCAGGTTTTTGCCCAGGTGCACTACATTCCGGTGCACACCATGCCCTACTACCAGAGCCTGGGCTGGCAACCCGGCAACTTCCCCCTGGCCGAGCACTACTACGCGCACTGCCTCAGCATTCCCATGTTCCCGAGTCTGACGGACGAGGAGCAGCAATATGTCATTGACTGCGTGCGGGAGTTCGTTACTACCCAATCAGAAGCAACAAGCAACTAA
- a CDS encoding YbaB/EbfC family nucleoid-associated protein — protein sequence MFDMMGMMGKVKELQDKMKQAQDELQHLTVTAESGGGLVKATVNGQRRVLKLDIDESLLSGPDRDMMADLVVAAVNKALEEVGEKAKEELKNKTSGLLPNIPGLDFGNLGL from the coding sequence ATGTTTGACATGATGGGCATGATGGGGAAGGTAAAAGAGCTCCAGGATAAAATGAAGCAGGCGCAGGACGAGCTGCAGCACCTCACCGTCACGGCCGAATCGGGCGGTGGTCTGGTGAAGGCTACCGTGAACGGGCAGCGCCGCGTGCTGAAGCTCGATATTGACGAAAGCCTGCTCTCCGGCCCCGACCGTGACATGATGGCGGACTTGGTAGTGGCCGCCGTGAATAAGGCCCTGGAAGAAGTTGGCGAAAAAGCCAAGGAAGAACTCAAAAACAAAACTTCGGGCCTGCTGCCCAACATTCCCGGCCTCGATTTCGGTAACCTTGGTCTCTAG
- a CDS encoding DinB family protein, producing MNHRLHIRFEQLEHATNRLLASAAVLGEQAYQAPGPGQWSAAQVVQHLVVAETGIGLYVEKKVLQAEGLQAGGIGSFLKSRLLRVLLRLPFTRFKAPASLTKLTPEAVPPLAELRAEWEASRRRLERTLNEYPGKLLNRTIFKHPRSGMLTITQTLDFMLDHILHHQKQLERITKQVAQPAAR from the coding sequence ATGAATCACCGCTTACACATACGCTTTGAGCAGTTGGAACATGCCACTAACCGTCTGCTGGCTTCGGCCGCCGTGCTGGGAGAGCAGGCGTACCAGGCGCCAGGCCCGGGCCAGTGGTCGGCGGCGCAGGTAGTCCAGCACCTGGTGGTAGCCGAAACGGGCATTGGGCTGTATGTGGAAAAAAAAGTGCTGCAGGCGGAGGGGTTGCAGGCAGGCGGCATAGGTTCTTTTCTGAAGTCGCGGCTGCTGCGGGTCCTTTTGCGGCTGCCTTTTACGCGTTTTAAAGCGCCGGCTTCGCTTACTAAGCTAACGCCGGAAGCGGTTCCGCCGCTGGCGGAGCTACGCGCTGAGTGGGAGGCCTCGCGCCGCCGCCTGGAGCGCACCTTAAACGAGTATCCAGGCAAACTGCTGAACCGCACCATTTTCAAGCATCCCCGCTCGGGCATGCTCACCATCACGCAAACCCTGGATTTTATGCTGGATCATATCCTGCATCATCAAAAGCAGCTGGAGCGCATTACTAAGCAAGTAGCCCAGCCGGCCGCAAGGTAG
- a CDS encoding nucleoside deaminase, with amino-acid sequence MQDPNPEFMREAIRLSVEKMQAGFGGPFGAVIVKDGQIIARGFNQVTSTNDPTCHAEVDAIRKACTTLGTFQLDDCDLYTSCEPCPMCLGAIYWARPRRVFYGNTKQDAAAIGFDDQFIYDEIEKPLSSRQIPMQQLLHEEALAGFQAWQQHESKTEY; translated from the coding sequence ATGCAAGACCCCAATCCTGAGTTTATGCGGGAGGCCATTCGCCTCTCAGTTGAGAAGATGCAAGCCGGTTTTGGTGGCCCGTTTGGAGCCGTTATTGTGAAAGACGGTCAGATTATCGCCCGTGGCTTCAACCAGGTAACCAGCACTAACGACCCTACCTGCCACGCCGAGGTCGACGCCATCCGGAAAGCCTGCACCACGCTGGGCACCTTCCAGCTCGACGACTGCGACCTGTATACTTCCTGTGAACCCTGCCCCATGTGCCTGGGCGCCATTTACTGGGCCCGCCCGCGCCGTGTGTTCTACGGCAACACCAAGCAGGATGCCGCCGCCATTGGCTTCGATGACCAGTTCATCTACGACGAAATAGAGAAGCCTCTCTCCTCCCGCCAAATTCCCATGCAGCAGCTGCTGCATGAAGAGGCTCTGGCCGGCTTTCAGGCCTGGCAGCAACACGAAAGCAAGACGGAATACTAA
- a CDS encoding glycosyltransferase family 2 protein, translating to MVSSQPTEIGGPCTDVAVVILNWNGLHWLQQFLPEVVAQADGATIVVADNASTDASVAWLRAQFPVVRVLLHATNLGFCEGYNQALRQLDFQYYVLLNSDVAVTPGWLRPLRQLLEERATVAACQPKILSQQQPKHFEYAGAGGGYLDRLGYPFCRGRLFDSLEEDHGQYNDARPVAWATGACMMVRASAWHALGGLEPEFFAHMEEIDLCWRLQNASHEIWYQGASTVYHVGGGTLHKSNPRKTYLNFRNGLALVYKNSAPAELTSTLAQRLLLDWVAAARFLTQGAFGDFRAVLRAHRDVLRKRSYWKTQRRAARPHLIVAQRAGTYSGSLVWAYFVQGKRTFAELQIPDGAALPAQSPAHVHPERQREVQHHRGAKREE from the coding sequence TTGGTCTCTAGTCAGCCCACAGAAATTGGAGGGCCCTGTACAGATGTAGCCGTCGTTATTCTGAACTGGAATGGCCTGCACTGGCTGCAGCAGTTTTTGCCGGAGGTAGTGGCGCAAGCCGATGGGGCCACCATTGTAGTAGCGGATAATGCCTCCACCGATGCGTCAGTGGCTTGGCTGCGGGCGCAGTTTCCGGTCGTGCGGGTGCTCCTTCATGCTACTAATCTGGGCTTCTGCGAAGGCTATAACCAGGCGCTGCGCCAGCTGGATTTCCAGTACTATGTGCTGCTGAACTCGGATGTAGCCGTAACGCCAGGCTGGCTACGCCCTTTGCGCCAGCTGCTGGAAGAGCGCGCGACTGTAGCGGCCTGTCAGCCCAAAATTCTGAGCCAGCAGCAGCCCAAGCACTTCGAATATGCCGGCGCCGGCGGGGGCTACCTCGACCGGCTGGGCTACCCCTTCTGCCGGGGGCGCCTGTTTGACAGCCTGGAAGAAGACCACGGCCAGTATAACGATGCCCGACCCGTGGCCTGGGCTACCGGCGCCTGCATGATGGTGCGCGCCAGTGCCTGGCACGCGCTGGGCGGCCTGGAACCGGAGTTTTTTGCCCACATGGAGGAAATTGATCTGTGCTGGCGCCTGCAGAATGCGAGCCATGAAATCTGGTACCAGGGCGCTAGCACCGTCTACCACGTGGGCGGGGGCACGCTGCACAAAAGCAACCCGCGCAAAACCTACCTCAACTTTCGTAATGGGCTGGCGCTGGTATACAAAAACTCGGCCCCGGCGGAGCTAACCAGCACGCTGGCGCAGCGTCTGCTGCTAGACTGGGTAGCCGCGGCGCGGTTCCTCACCCAGGGGGCTTTTGGCGATTTTAGGGCGGTCCTGCGCGCCCACCGAGACGTACTGCGGAAGCGCTCCTACTGGAAGACCCAAAGGCGGGCGGCGCGGCCGCACCTTATCGTGGCCCAACGGGCTGGCACCTACTCGGGCAGCCTGGTTTGGGCATATTTTGTCCAGGGAAAGCGGACGTTTGCGGAGCTACAAATCCCAGACGGTGCTGCGCTGCCGGCGCAAAGCCCGGCGCACGTTCATCCAGAACGCCAGCGCGAAGTACAGCACCACCGGGGAGCCAAACGTGAAGAATGA
- a CDS encoding acyl-CoA thioesterase yields MTEFEKIYTVRWADLDPNIHMRHSAYTDYAAQVRLEYLAENGFTMAHLAKLAIGPILFREDTRFFKEVGLSEVIRVTAELAGINEDGSRWRIVHSIYKADERLAATVTVDGAWLDLRARKLTVPPVEMTAIMRQLAPHASYADIVRKSEEKA; encoded by the coding sequence ATGACAGAGTTCGAAAAAATATATACCGTGCGTTGGGCCGACCTCGACCCTAACATCCACATGCGCCACTCGGCCTACACCGACTACGCCGCGCAGGTACGCCTGGAATATCTGGCCGAAAATGGCTTCACTATGGCGCACCTTGCCAAGCTGGCCATTGGTCCCATTCTGTTTCGGGAAGACACTCGCTTTTTCAAGGAAGTGGGCCTGAGCGAGGTCATTCGCGTAACGGCCGAGCTGGCGGGCATCAATGAAGATGGCTCCCGCTGGCGCATTGTGCACAGCATCTATAAAGCCGATGAACGGCTGGCCGCCACCGTGACCGTAGACGGTGCCTGGCTGGATTTGCGCGCCCGCAAGCTAACGGTGCCCCCGGTAGAAATGACTGCCATTATGCGGCAACTCGCCCCCCACGCCTCCTACGCCGACATCGTGCGGAAAAGCGAGGAAAAGGCCTGA
- a CDS encoding glycosyltransferase family 4 protein, whose protein sequence is MSKLRLLVITYYWPPSGGAGVQRSLKFVKHLPSFEVEPTVITVDPEKGAYPVLDLSLAADVPASVRVLRTDTSEPFGSYKKLTGRQQIPYGGFANESKTSLAQRFFKFVRGNVFIPDPRRGWNRHVLRAVEELYAKGEKFDAVFTSSPPHSTQLIGLELKKRYKLRWLADLRDPWTDIYYHHELNQTPLARWLDARYERQVLEQADAVLVTSPDTKRLFLGKSPQLSSEKFHVLPNGYDESDFREPSTPPSDALLITHTGTITETYHIELFLSAVAECARQNPDVPLRLRFVGKVSDGVRRQLAENDLLERTELIPFVPHDESVSYLLRSTVLLMAIPDVPHNLGILPGKVFEYLAANKPIICIGPCDSDAAHLLDECGAGRVLPYDAYGAMLEHLHNLCEMWRANSSLDLPRLTHARYSRRALTKQLAKLIKGLLSS, encoded by the coding sequence GTGTCTAAGCTGCGCCTGCTTGTGATTACCTATTACTGGCCGCCCTCCGGCGGGGCCGGCGTGCAGCGCAGCCTGAAGTTTGTGAAGCACCTGCCCAGCTTCGAGGTGGAGCCCACAGTCATTACTGTAGACCCCGAAAAAGGCGCGTATCCGGTACTTGATTTGTCGTTGGCGGCGGATGTTCCGGCTTCGGTACGGGTACTGCGTACCGATACTTCGGAGCCATTTGGCAGCTATAAGAAGCTAACCGGACGCCAGCAGATTCCATATGGAGGCTTCGCCAACGAAAGCAAAACCAGCCTCGCGCAGCGGTTTTTCAAGTTTGTGCGGGGCAATGTTTTCATTCCCGATCCGCGCCGGGGCTGGAACCGCCACGTGCTGCGCGCCGTGGAGGAGCTGTATGCCAAAGGCGAGAAATTTGACGCCGTGTTCACCAGCAGCCCGCCACACTCCACCCAGCTCATCGGGTTGGAGCTAAAAAAACGCTACAAACTGCGTTGGCTAGCCGATTTGCGCGACCCGTGGACCGATATCTACTACCACCACGAGCTCAACCAAACGCCCCTGGCCCGCTGGCTGGATGCCCGCTACGAGCGCCAGGTGCTGGAGCAGGCCGATGCCGTGCTGGTCACCAGCCCCGACACCAAGCGGTTATTTTTGGGCAAGTCGCCACAACTTTCCAGCGAGAAATTTCACGTGCTGCCCAACGGCTACGATGAAAGTGACTTTCGGGAGCCCTCCACCCCACCCTCAGATGCTCTGCTCATCACGCACACCGGCACCATCACGGAAACCTACCACATTGAGCTGTTTCTGAGCGCCGTGGCCGAGTGCGCCCGCCAGAACCCCGATGTACCGCTGCGGCTGCGCTTCGTGGGAAAAGTATCGGACGGGGTGCGCCGGCAGTTAGCAGAAAATGACTTGCTGGAGCGTACGGAGTTGATTCCTTTCGTGCCCCACGATGAGTCGGTTAGCTACTTGCTGCGCAGTACGGTGCTACTGATGGCCATTCCGGATGTGCCGCATAACCTAGGCATTTTGCCGGGTAAGGTGTTTGAGTACCTGGCCGCCAACAAACCCATTATCTGCATCGGCCCTTGCGATTCTGATGCGGCCCACCTGCTGGATGAATGCGGGGCCGGCCGCGTGCTGCCCTATGATGCGTATGGTGCCATGCTGGAGCATCTGCATAACCTCTGCGAAATGTGGCGCGCCAACTCCAGTCTCGATTTGCCGAGGCTTACGCATGCCCGCTATTCCCGCCGGGCCCTTACGAAGCAGTTGGCGAAGCTGATTAAAGGACTACTGTCATCCTGA
- a CDS encoding tetratricopeptide repeat protein, with protein sequence MMKVAGEGQQITVQPSVLDTNGENVLFEVKAKVPAAHLRKGKAYNLNLSYHYDNGLREDTVGRLSFVSGEYVYDEDRKDQLVVTRQFSFPFTPRKNPGQLLATPEARQRRAGGKVRTGKPFPIARGIVTTSRLVVRQDTLIPYLPETASLEGGGTRVLPFFFDTGESKIRNYLGTNVAALEEFIEANQKTELVMVVAGNSPEPAETRNPHLADQRVQALVKYYKNRVDVSSYLNSVKEIRFDTRAYRNRWDLFVNKVQESALQPAQVDSVLTILNESEGTFAERELQLHQLSFFDYLEQYIYPVMRFGTVAVKYSAPKRYESEIYLLSKKIVEKQMEADALTPEELRYSATLTPLLAEKQRIYETAIATTGRWEAYHNLGVVLAARAEKEVNLRVKKAYQRRAATNFTLAAHRNPTALTFYRTATAYHRAGDKLEALQNYDYAIKLGGPRPILNKVFADKAALEIEVGQPDDALRSLSFSDKSYQNTMNRALIYLLKENYEGAAQIYQEALTLKPNDAMAYYCLALVAARQKDEAQMGQYLRRAVQLDRQFAQRAVEDLEFRDFAASKTFMEALK encoded by the coding sequence ATGATGAAGGTTGCCGGTGAGGGCCAACAAATTACCGTTCAGCCCTCGGTGCTGGATACCAACGGCGAAAATGTGCTGTTTGAGGTGAAGGCGAAAGTTCCGGCGGCCCACCTGCGCAAAGGCAAAGCCTATAACCTGAACCTGAGCTACCACTACGATAATGGACTGCGGGAAGACACCGTGGGCCGCCTCAGCTTTGTATCCGGCGAGTACGTGTATGATGAGGACCGCAAAGACCAGCTAGTAGTAACCAGGCAATTTTCGTTTCCTTTCACGCCACGTAAAAACCCGGGCCAGCTGCTAGCCACGCCCGAAGCCCGCCAGCGGCGGGCGGGCGGCAAAGTACGCACCGGCAAGCCATTCCCCATAGCCCGCGGCATTGTAACCACCAGCCGCCTGGTAGTGCGCCAGGATACGCTGATTCCTTACCTGCCGGAAACGGCCAGTCTGGAAGGCGGCGGCACCCGCGTTTTGCCGTTCTTTTTTGACACCGGCGAAAGCAAAATTCGCAACTATCTGGGCACCAACGTAGCCGCCCTGGAAGAATTCATCGAAGCCAACCAGAAAACCGAGCTGGTGATGGTGGTGGCCGGCAACTCGCCCGAGCCAGCCGAAACCCGGAACCCGCACCTGGCCGACCAGCGCGTGCAGGCCCTGGTAAAGTACTACAAAAACCGTGTTGATGTCAGCTCTTACCTGAATTCGGTGAAGGAAATCCGCTTTGATACCCGGGCTTACCGCAACCGCTGGGACTTGTTCGTGAACAAGGTGCAGGAGTCAGCGCTGCAGCCCGCTCAGGTAGATTCGGTGCTGACTATTCTGAATGAGTCAGAAGGCACGTTTGCTGAGCGGGAGCTACAGCTGCACCAGCTTTCCTTCTTCGATTATCTGGAGCAATATATTTACCCGGTGATGCGCTTTGGCACGGTGGCCGTGAAATACAGCGCCCCTAAACGCTACGAATCGGAAATCTACCTGCTCTCCAAAAAGATTGTGGAAAAGCAGATGGAGGCCGATGCCCTAACGCCCGAAGAGTTGCGGTACTCCGCCACGCTCACACCGCTGCTAGCCGAAAAGCAGCGCATCTATGAAACCGCCATTGCTACCACTGGCCGCTGGGAAGCCTATCATAACTTAGGTGTAGTGCTGGCAGCCCGCGCCGAGAAAGAAGTAAACCTGCGGGTGAAAAAAGCCTATCAGCGCCGGGCCGCTACCAACTTTACCCTGGCCGCGCACCGCAACCCTACAGCCCTCACCTTCTACCGCACCGCCACCGCCTACCACCGCGCCGGCGACAAGCTGGAGGCTCTGCAGAACTACGACTACGCCATTAAGCTGGGCGGCCCCCGCCCCATTCTGAACAAGGTATTTGCCGATAAAGCCGCGCTGGAAATTGAAGTAGGCCAGCCTGATGATGCCCTGCGCAGCCTCAGCTTCAGCGACAAATCCTATCAGAACACCATGAACCGCGCCCTGATTTACCTGCTAAAGGAAAACTACGAAGGCGCGGCCCAGATTTATCAGGAAGCCCTCACCCTGAAGCCCAACGATGCCATGGCGTACTACTGCCTGGCCCTGGTGGCGGCCCGCCAAAAAGACGAAGCCCAAATGGGCCAGTACCTGCGCCGGGCCGTGCAGCTGGACCGCCAGTTTGCCCAGCGGGCGGTAGAGGACCTGGAGTTCCGGGATTTTGCGGCCAGCAAAACGTTTATGGAAGCCTTGAAGTAG